TAAGAAATTTCCTTCTTTGCATGCCTAGGTTACTTGTGTTTTATACCTCGAGAAGCTTCCCCAGTCTTCCTCCAATGATAGTTGCATTAGCTGAGGTCATGTGCTTCAGAGGTAACCCATAGATTTGAATCCAAAATGCACCAATTGAGAAGTGCATTTCATCTAAAATTCTTATTTGTTTCCCTATTCAAATATATTCAACAATAGCTTTACTAATCTTTCCAagtatcattaaaatattatttctttaactttttttattaattctatATAAAATGCATGTTCTCTATGAAgcctcacatttttttttacaaaatcccAACATAATCCCCTTGCCCAACTACAATCTAACCCTATTTTCTAGAGGGGAAGCATGAATGGCCACAGACCTTCCGATCTGGCTGGTGCATAACCCATCTCCCTTCTATCAATTATCCCCACCAGCTTTTGTGCCAAGCAAGAGGATCTTTGGCAACTATTCCTGGTGAGGTATTTACCTTCAAGGCCAAGCATTGCATATTATTGCAACCAATGAGAAAGAGCCAGGAAATCAAGGCTGAGCCGAAAAGCTTGTTGAAAGAGAGATCAAGAACCTGTAAATCTAGTTTGGGTGCGTCTTTCATGGAAGAAGAGGAGAATGATACTCAATGAGACTGTTGGAAAGGTTGAGAGATTTCAAGCCAAAGCAAGAACCACTCAAGTTGGAAAGGAGGAAGGCTGGAATAAGGCTAAAGTTGGTGCATAGAGGGGTGGAGCTGAGGTCTATGGAGGAAATCCGAGAATCTTTGCAAGAAATATCACTGAATGCACGAGTTTTGGTTGGGGAGCAAGGCGAAGAggaaagaggagaaaaaaaatactttcatatattttatgttaaggAACACTAAGAGAAAGTGGGTTTGTTAGAGTTTGCTATTGGTACTTTAAGGTATcatttggttcgcggaatagacccttggaatggaatgattattctatatgaataattattcctttgtttggtaggGGTTTATTCtttgaaatagttattctcattagAATAAATATTCCCTTATAAAGATAAATAcctatttctctaaaaaaaattagacgaaTAACTTTTCCAATGAGAATAGACtaaaaatcattcttattttttattttcttttgattttttttttcaaaaaagaaaaataaaataaaataaaaaccccaaccccccccccccctccccaaaaaaaaatcgaaagaaaataaaaaccccaaacccccccccccccccaaaaataTTCCCTTATAAAGATAAATAcctatttctctaaaaaaattagACGAATAACTTTTCCAATGAGAATAGACtaaaaatcattcttattttttattttcttttgatttttttttcaaaaaagaaaaataaaataaaataaaaaccccaTATGGTGCACCACCTCCGAAGTATTTGGGGTGTCACAGGCTACCCCCATGGGCTTTGAAATATTCTAACCCTAGGCATAGGACTGTCAAACATACTTTTCAAGCATCATATGGGCCATAGACTGAACCCAAAAACTAAGAGAAGCCCAGCCCAGCCCAGTTGCCCAGCCCATTTGCCACCTGCTTATGTATGCATACTTTTATATGAAgttccctctctccatctccaaagactgagaaaagagaaaaagaaacaccaagaaagagagagaaagagagagaaaccgAAGGAAAATCCCCGAGAAACGAAGAGAGGAAGTGGAAAATGGTGGTGGAGGAGGCGCTAAAGTCAGCGACCACCGAGGAAGAGAGCAACACCAACATCAACATGATcgcaaaccctaaccctaaccccaGGGCTGGCGGAGCTGGGGAGGAGGACGAGGAGCCCGAGGAGGGAGAGATCGTCGGGGAAGATGAGGACTCGAAGCAAACGGGCACGGAGGTGGTGCACCAGTCCCACCCGCTCGAGCACTCGTGGACCTTCTGGTTCGACAACCCCGCTGCCAAGTCCAAGCAGGCCGCTTGGGGTAGCTCTCTGAGGCCGATCTACACCTTTTCTACGGTTGAAGAGTTCTGGAGGTTAAatgtttgcttttttattttttttgctatacTATACAATATGTTTGTGTATTGGGTTTTTGTTTCTGGTTGATCTTTGTTTGAGTGCTGAGGAGGTGGAAGATTTGGATTTCGGAGAGGAAATGGAAAATTTGAGGGGAAAAGAgggaaaatggaaagaaaagttggCAACTTCTTGTTGTTAAGAGAAATGAGGAAAAGAGAGTGTTCTTTGTTTAGAGTTAGGTTGGTTTATCACTTCTTCTCTTCTAATGGGAATGAATTAGCTGAACATTTATGGATCTTCGATTCAAACTATGATCTGTTTGTGGTTGCAGAGAGTCGGGAGGAATTGGGGTGTTTTGgaattttgtgttatttatgtttgttttagtttcaaaaagaatatgAAGTTTGGCATGTTTGGTTGGAACATTGTGTTACTTGGATTCGTAGCTTTCCCTTAGGAACTTTTAGAGCATTTGGATTCTTTCATGTGAAACAACCGGGTCTTGGGTGTGTTATGTGGTAGAGACATTGTGCTTCGGTTTCTAACAACTTTGTTCAAGTAAATTTGGGTAGGTTTTTTTGCAGATAGTTGTATCTTGCATTTAAATTACTGAGTTTAACTAATTCTTTCTGGCTTCATATGAATCAcgtaattgaatttttttatggaGTATTACATGAAGTTGTAGAGTAGTTTTCTGTGTATCTGTACAGGTATTGGTTATTTGGTATTTTATTTGGTTAAATATTGGTTTCATACTTTTTTGTTGAGATTGATCACCGTATGGTACCATGTTCATGTCTATATATGGTTCTTCTTAATTATGTGCCATACTTTATAGTTGGCTGTATACACTTTCGGTCCCTGATATTTGGCCCTTTGTCCCTGAAATTCAGAAAGTTTTAAtttctacccctctaaaccctttATCTGCTATATGTACATCCATCTACTTGCACGTCATATGATTTTAAACTGGGCAGCGGTTCTATTGGACCAATTGAACTTCTGTGTTTGGTCAGTTTTAAGGGAAGCAAAACTTTGTGAACTGCATCTATCTACCTCTACTATTTTTGAGTCAGTAGACTTTATTCATATGTTTGTTATGGCTGAAATCCATAATTATATTCTTaacagtgggattttttttttttttttttttatggtgcaAGGTGAAATGCTTTCAAGTTTATGGATGTATCAATTGTCATGGACACTAAAACATCAACTATATAgacttattctaaaaaaaataggtcAAATACTGAGACAAtgcctttttgcttttttattttttatttttggggaccccgggggaagggggggggggggggggggggagtttgAATTCAagtaattttttccttttttctttttgataagtattgaGTAACCCTTCTGATTTCCTCAAACAAACTGGTTCAAGTTGTAGCCATTTTGAGTCAAGAGAGGAGAATATCATTCATCTTATAAGGTTTTGGTAATTAATAACCTTATTAAGTGTaaatcacaaagtcaaacttaaAGAATgttaaatgtgtgtgtgtgtgtgtgtgtcaaactccgttttttttaataatttaccTTTAATTGTTCATTTAGGTCAGGTGGGGCTTTGCTTCTGTCTCCTTGAAAAAACCATTctttaagtgtgtgtgtgtgtgtgtgtgtgaaactccattttttttttaataatttcccTGTAATTGTTCATTTAGGTCAGGTGGGACTTTGCTTCTGTCTCCTTGAAAAAACCAAATTTGCATTACATAGATGAGGACCAGGCtatacaaatttttgttttttggaatcTTATTGTCATAATCTCTTGGGAGGTTGCTCttgtgtgtgtctgtgtgtgtgtgtgtgtgtgtgtgagagagagagagagagagagagagagagagagagagagagtatttgATGAAGTTAACATTTCTGTGGGAGTAATTGGCTCCACTTCTATACCTCTCTGTGAAACGTTAGCTATTTGTCTTAACCTGTTTGATCTTGTaattttttccctaaaataaatCATCTTGAAAAAACCAAATTTGCATTACATAGATGAGGACCGGGCtatacaaatttttgttttttggaatcTTATTGTCATAATCTCTTGGGAGCTTgctcttgtgtgtgtgtgtgtgtgtgtgtgtgtgtgtgtgtgtgtgagagagagagagagagagagagagagagataacatTTCTGTGggagtgtgtgtgtgagagagagataacATTTCTGTGTGTGTTAAAATTTCAGTGGGAGTAATTGGCTCCACTTCTATACCTCTCTGCCTCTCTGTGAAACGTTAGCTAAAACCTGTTTGATCTTGTaattttttccctaaaataaatcataattgGCTCCACTTCTATACCTCTCTGTGAAACGTTAGCTAAAACCTGTTTGATCTTGTaattttttccctaaaataaatCGTCTTCTATCTAGTACTTAAACTTCGATAACAATCCCCTTACTCTTTGTGGAAACAAATAAAGGTACCAATTGAATGATGTGAACTCCCTTCCCTCTTTTCTCATTGGTTTTGGCCTGAGAGTTAACGTTTCTGTGGGAGTAATTGGCTCCTAATTGGCTCCGCTTCTATACCTCTCTGTGAAACGTTAGCTAAAACCTGTTTgatcttgtaattttttctctaaaataaaTCATCTTCTATCTAGTACTTAAACTTCGATAACAATCCCCTTActctttacttataaaaaaaaaaaaaaaacaatcccCTTACTCTTTGTGGAAACAAATAAAGGTATCAATTGAATGATGTGAACTCCCTTCCCTCTTTTCTCATTCGTTTTGGCCTGAGAGTTAACATTTCTGTGGGAGTAATTGGCTCCACTTCTATACCTCTCTGTGAAACATTAGCTATTTGTCTTATCCTGTTTGATCTTGTaattttttccctaaaataaatCATCTTCTATCTAGTACTTAAACTTCGATAACAATCCCCTTACTCTTTGTGGAAACAAATAAAGGTACCAATTGAATGATGTGAACTCCCTTCCCTCCTTTCTCATTGGTTTTGGCCTGAGAACCCAGTTTCTCTGCACATGTATAAAATGTAAATGGGGCCTGAAGACATGGTAGAATATCAGAGTATCTCATTGCATTTTAATTTTGGTAAATTTTTAGGCATAGTTTGTATGATTATGATCTCGAATCTCTGCTGCCGTAATTGCTGATATGCCTTCTTGAACTATCAATTCCTCTGGTCTCTCTATTGATCTCCTGCTCAAAATAACTGACAAATTTGCGTGGGCAATTTATTCCTTGCGCAGCGTTTACAATAATATTCATCATCCAAGCAAATTGCTTGTTGGAGCAGACTTCTATTGTTTTAAACATCAAATAGAGCCAAAATGGGAGGACCCTGTTTGTGCTAATGGAGGGAAGTGGACTATAACCTTTTTTAATAGAGGGAAATCTGACACCTGTTGGTTGTATACGGTATGTTTCAGACGATCTTTGTAGGTTAACACTGAATCAAAAATTCTTTGTGACATCTAATTTTCTGAGTGTGCTGATACTAGTTGCTTGCAATGATTGGAGAGCAATTTGATCGCGGAGACGAAATATGTGGAGCAGTTGTCAATGTGAGAGCTAGGCAGGAAAAAGTTAGTGTGTGGACCAAGAATGCTTCAAATGAAGCTGCACAGGTAACTTTTTTGAAGTAGATAAACCCACCGGCCTTCATCATAATACCGTCTTTATTATTTGTCCCCATATGTTTTTTTTCTGCTGCAGTTGAGCATTGGGAAACAGTGGAAGGAGTTTCTCGATTACAATGACACGATAGGATTTATATTCCATGTAAGGATGTTTTTTGAAGCATGTACTTAATTTGTTTTCCTTTATTGCCCACATAATTTATCATAGGTTATGAGTTTTGCAAGTAATTTGCTGGTCTGCTCTTTCAGGATGATGCAAAGAAACTTGACAAAAATGCCAAGAATCGCTACACAGTATGATGTGTAGTGTTCTTCGCTAGGGGTATGCCAAGAGGATGCACGATGTTTTCTGGTTGCTGCCTACTCATCCTAGATACCATTCTAGGATTTGGTCTGAGTTGTCCCTGCTTTGGACCATTTTCCATTTGGCCAGAGAAATTTACAGTGATATGAGCTGAGTTAGACTTCCTCCTATCAAATCTTTAAATATCAATGTAGAATAATTAGTGGCTCAAATTTCTCAAAAATTCCTCATTGTTCTTGTCTGCATAGTTTATTTTGGTCTTGGATATGCATTATTCGTTTCTCATCTCAAAAATCCAAAtcctaaaaaatgaaatgaattaaACTGTTTATGATCCCTAGACACATGTTGGGTTTAAATTTGACGTTTGATTATTTAGCTAACCATACTTGAAGGATGATTGTTCATATCTAGTAAAAGTAAGACTcttcatatataatatataaattttgaagagagaatcaaaaaagtattttattttgttccttcaaattattaattgtgttaatgttttttgtaaattatcaaaaaaaaaaaaaattatcagtgTTCTTCTAAAGGCaataaaaaggcaaaaataaccttaaaaaaagTTTCAGTAAgacattattttataaatttgaaaaaaaaaaacttaaactaaaattagaaaattactattttgttttaaaaaaaatgatttttgtatttgaattggaaaagaaaacaaacaatttttaagaaaataaattttttttaaaaaaacaaatatatatattcaagagGTGGCCGAAAccgaaaattataataaaataacatcttaaaaaagaggaaaatctttggtttttatttttattttattttttcgttttttaatttttaatttttttaaaaaaataataattttttatttttatataattttatgaaaggtatttttgttatcgggagacattgacataattagtAATTTGGGATTGCACAAtgacaattgagtagtagtttaagagatgtttgtatatatatacactatggattctgattcttcttcttcttccggCTTCCCAATCAAAATTAGGAGTGGCTGGATCCGATCTGCAAACAAAGATTATGAGAGTTTCGCTGGTTCTCTAGAAAAGACGTGATTTTTAcaattgttctatttttttattttatttttttaaaaaaaaaaaaatttgtagaaaatgatTTTAACACTAGTTCTGCTAAAAGAGGTGTGATTATGCTGCTTCTTTCTTATTGCAACCAGCAAACATAGCATATGTTTTTTTGCTTTCTAGTTCATCCAGTAATGTTGGACTCAAATTGATGGTGGGGTTTCGATAGTTTCAATCTTCGTACTTAAAGCTTGGTGATATTAGAGGTTGTAATTAGTCGGAATTTATAGAAGTTGCCGGTATAGATTTGTTGTTTTCCTGTAGTAATGACTGTATAGGCATTCTAGATAGTGTCATCTAGTTGAGGTTTATGGGCTAGTGATTACTGGCGTGTGTAAAGATGGTTaagcttttataaaattctttgattcatccaaaaaaaaaaaaaaagaaaaagaaagaaaaagaaaaagaaaaaaaagaaagaaggattGCCAATTGGGTTTCTTTTTGCTAGGTATCCAGTTGAGCGGGTTTCTTTGGTCTGGGAATTACCGTGACAATTATGTTGTGGTCATTTGAACTTTGTATAATATTATGATctaatcaaaataatatgttgaaTTTTTGTCAAATAAATCTTATCTAATCATTCTGATCTTATCTAAATGACGATTCAGAGAGGAAATGGCGGATTTCAAGCCTAGAAATAGCTGTTACTTAGTAACTACATTGGGCGTGTCGGACAGAACTTTTCGGATTGAGGTTTTATGCGCGATTCCAATACACGTAATTCAAGTTACGCCCAATTTACAACCACATACGCAATGTTGCCCGAACGGGTTGAGTACGGTTGGACCCGCGAGTTTTGGGCCAATAGGAAGTCAATATTTGACTTCAGGAGTTCGAAAAATTTTGAGTTAAGTAGtctcatcaaaaaaaattttgagttaAGGAGTCTCATCCTAACGAGAAATAGGCCTCATCCTAACGACTTTGAGGTAAACTTGAGAAACACGTTTATGTTAAGCCACGTTCCAACCAAAATGAGATTTCATCCCGACGACCCAAATTGGGCCCTGTGTCAATTTGACGAATGGGATGGCTGATGGGCGTGTGTGTGTTGATTAGATTCTCATCTGAATGAGACCAAATATCTTTTCGAATGAGATAGGATCTCCACGTGTCACCAAATCACTAGAATGACGTGATTTCTGACACATGCACGTTCGGACGAACCTCATAATTCGTCCGAACGAAGATgaacaatataataaaaaaaaatgatataaatggaGCCCTTcgattgaaaacaaaaatgcaCATCACTCTTGCTCGTTTTACTCGACCGAAAGGGTGCCAAAAATGTGAGAAAGTGAGGTTCTTAAGAGAGGAAATCTGGGAAATCAAGGAGGTGATTCTTGAAGGAGTTAGCTATAAGGTTGTGTGACTACACCCTTTTTTAACGCCGTTTGTTAAAGTTAACATTATTGATATGATCataattattagatattttTCGTATTGTGCTAGAGTTCAATGAGTATATCTCCGTTTATTTTATAGTCTACTATGGAATAGATCtctaattcaaaatattttcttactAGAGTCGTCATAATCTTAGAAGTCAAGATCTCTAATTGGTCTTTTATGTAATCGGTAGTCTACTGTTTCTCTATTTAAGGAGAAATTATCAATAAGAAAATGAATgagttgattattgttttagaatACTGATAGAATCTGAATTGTGGTAAGGAAAATAAAGAACATAAAGGGAAAAGTAAAGAGCAACAGCAAAGAGAAAaacttggagagaaagaaaacttTACTTTCTGTATTCGCTTGATTGAGATCAAAACTGAGATTACAAGGATATATAGTATCTAACTGAACACGTGTTGAAACAAAATACTCAAGAGCAGATTGTTGCGCACCACAAGAACAGGCAGAAATTGGACGATAATTGTTGAGTTCTTCCCACAAAGCCTTCAGTTTAGTGTAATAAGCACTGACGCTTAGGTTTTCTTGAGAAATAGTggaaatggacttctaaatttggTAAATTCTTGGTCCATTTTTCTGAGAAAACCTCTCCTTCAAATTGAGCCAAATCTCTTTGTGCAGTGTTAAGATATATTACACTAGCTGCAATATCCTTGGAAATTGAATTCAAAATCCACGATAACACCATTGTGTTGCACCGAATCTATGGAAGATATGTTGATGCAGTAGGAGCCAGTTTGACGATGGATCTATCAACGAATCCAAGCTTGTTTTTGGCTGTGAGAGCTATGATCATAGATCGACTCCATGAATAGTAATTATCTCCATCCAGTGAGGCAGAAACAAGAACAGATCCAGGACTATTTGCGTGATGAAGATAATAGGGATTGGTGAAAGATTCACTCATGTCGATAATGATCGGATCTTCCATTGAAAAAttgatcaagaaaaaaaaattgaaaaagaaagaaatcgaGCAGATTCAGATTGATTGAagaatgctctgataccatgataaaatttgaattgtggtaaggaaaatgaagaacaaaaagggaaaagtaAAGAGCAACAGCAGAGAGAAAAacttggagagaaaaaaaaaattactttctgTATTCGCTTGATTGAGATCAAAACTGAGATTACAAAGATATATAGTATCTAACTGAACATGTGTTTCAATACAAACTCTTGCCAACTATCAAATAACAAACTCTACACTGAAAATACAGACACGAAAAACAGACATGTGATTAAAATAATTGTGATAAATACAATTTACTGTGTTTTGGAGGTCAAGGTTTTCTCGAAATAGCCATTGAAGATTAtagctctctcgaagtagccgaTCTAtcattttctatgttttgttaCTAGTGGGTTCACATCAATTACATTCCGCTAGCATTTTGATAGAAGTAATATAGTTGTTGAtactaaagtttttttttgtgtggtgcGTTGTGAAATTTGAGAAGTTATGATCGATGTTGTGATTGTTAATAGAGAAAGCtagggttttttctaaaacggAGAAGTGACACGTAAAAAGTTGGTACTTTTATGTGCATGTTCAATGTATAAGTATTGTGTGGAGTCTCCAAGGGGTAACTCAATTGGTTGGGGACCACGccttatgaagcggaggtcactaaattcgaatcccccctcccctTCTTGTGTGAActtgtcaaagaaaaaaaaaaagtactgtgTGGAGCTAAGGAGGAGTTTTTGAAGCATTAGAAGTGGTGTTAGGATATATTTTTGTGATAAAACGGTTTCCGCACGATTCACATCAGAACGCCCTTCAAGTTTCATCAAAGGAGATGCGAAATAAAATAGAGTCAATGAAACTAGTCCGGACTCTGTCTGGACAAGGTTAGCAATACAGAGACTTGTTCGGTATATCGTTTGGACCCTATCCGAACAATATGTTCTTATAAGGAGACCCAAGAGGCTCATTTGGTACACTCATTCGAATCCTATTCGAATGAGACCTGTAATTGAAGTACTTGCTCGGCAGCTTGTTCAAGTCCCGTCCGAACGAGCTGCTcaaatacattaaaataataacttaTAGGAAAAATAGGGGATTGATACATGGTGCTAAATTTGTGatggaattattattattattattattattgccaGCTGAAGGATGTAAGGTTGTGTTAGGTTCTCAATGGTTGCGGGTGTTAGAGCCAATAGTgtggatttttcaaaattattcaTGAAATTCACATGGAATAGGAGAAAATTTGAGTTACAGGGGCTAACAATGTCAAGCAATCAACTTGTAGATTCCAAAGAAATTTGGAAAGGGTGCTTCCCCCAAGCTCGAGGAGAGTGATTTCGTAGATGGCAAACAAGATGAAGTGTGCCTCTTTGAGGATATATTCAAGGTTGGCCTTTGGCTTCCTTTCTCGAGCCAAGTCAGGGAGGTGGTCTCGACCCTCCACTTAGCCTCAGCCTCTCTAATGGCCAACGGCTGGAGGATACTCCTTTCTTGTTGCATTTTATGGCCGATGGTGCTAGACAAGAGGAAACACAAGCATAATGACTTAACCGTTTAGGAGTTTTTGTACTTTCTACCGCCCATAATCACATGGCGATGGGAGGGCTATAAATAAACTATTCCGTTCGACAACCCGCTCATTTAAATTCGTTTTGAACTCGATTTGTGACTGTAGAAACTCGTCCATGGCTGTAGAAAACTGCTCGATTATTAAGTGACACATACCCGACTCACTCGACTAACACTCGTGATCCTAACTCGTATAAAGCTCGACCAACTTGCTCACCTGACTTGATTAAGATTCACGAGCCCAGCTCATATACACACATAATATGTGTGTATAAACATATAGCAACTTAGTATTAACTaatatattaagttattaactaGTTGGTTAATATATAGTAACTTAATATTACTAAGCAACTATCTAACTATGCATACATAGTTAAGTAGTAAACTATAGTCTATAggtaattttgataaaaaaaaataataataaaagtatatattatatatgcatatatatagtatactagctaagtaaatatagtattacatattaattattgtactttgataatagtatttagtatgttaaactaacatattaagttattaatagttagtatataactattattttatatatatatatatatatatatatatatatatatatatatatatatatatatatatatatatatatataatacatcaCACATGCaaggttaacaatagttatatattatatatagttatactatagttaattagttatatatagtatattagaCTTTCTACTTGTTCACAATATACAGTTACtgtagtttatactctctagttatatataagaatatattattaatttgttacttatagactataattatgtactatattttacattatttaattacatattatatatttatgctataaataaatgtataaagGTTGTTTACAAATTTGGGCTTGAAGTCCGCTCGGATCACACATTAAATTTAACAACCTAGCTCGAGCTCTATTTGAGCCGATCGAGCTTGTCGAATACTTGGCTCAATTCGGCTCAAATGACATTCTCAACACgctcgagctcgcccgagtttgGACATACATATTTCATAACTCGTCTCATAAACAAACCagtcttaaaattttaaaaaagtgggaGTAACACTTCTTTTTTGTATTGGGCGAAGGATGAGAATTTCGCCTATGGAACCTTTGACAATTCATCG
This DNA window, taken from Alnus glutinosa chromosome 5, dhAlnGlut1.1, whole genome shotgun sequence, encodes the following:
- the LOC133869374 gene encoding eukaryotic translation initiation factor 4E-1-like — translated: MVVEEALKSATTEEESNTNINMIANPNPNPRAGGAGEEDEEPEEGEIVGEDEDSKQTGTEVVHQSHPLEHSWTFWFDNPAAKSKQAAWGSSLRPIYTFSTVEEFWSVYNNIHHPSKLLVGADFYCFKHQIEPKWEDPVCANGGKWTITFFNRGKSDTCWLYTLLAMIGEQFDRGDEICGAVVNVRARQEKVSVWTKNASNEAAQLSIGKQWKEFLDYNDTIGFIFHDDAKKLDKNAKNRYTV